One part of the Eublepharis macularius isolate TG4126 chromosome 16, MPM_Emac_v1.0, whole genome shotgun sequence genome encodes these proteins:
- the HEATR3 gene encoding HEAT repeat-containing protein 3 → MGKSKTKRFRRPPFSPAGERRQAGGEAEGGEGSPAAELLEKLQHPSADVRELACASISKLLQQKQTIPAFVQRDVVRSLGPMLLDQSLAVRETATGALRNLSACGGFEVCDDMVTKDVMTPLVALLKECRAGLEESNGSLKESKETNKNYIEAIANEAVNLLWNVCECNSTAVSVFNREGCLNVLLQYLKRFHTNVDLAVAVASCLQAVTEDNPDLLSSFDASVHQVLEMVMVSPDKTMEHVLLKTLVAGVIWNIKSTLPSGSQASTVNAILKVLSECLAVDAGETVMRMKEEETERLKTLAEQGTEENVGNGDSMVINEEEMEETPKGNAKGKTDVSDLLPCSKQEVKQVAALLLAQQTALEIIVNMCCNEEPSDDEWEELSSSDESDAFLENSYEEGGGKLMSPLCLSAEVHTALMNHLVPKKILEKTAFPSSVALDICEHSPAWKPLIKKLNMVQYRALTCLQSILLVSDVDCLGGTSVLQSLAQHLSQLIFSQPEFSKQTEFLEAVTSALRALLQMMASNNIPQCTTPEQLMTLCEAGIQSNNVGVRINVVSILGIAGSVLSKLEDTVETLKLIGKFLLEVAMKDSSLVVVGEALDALFDVFADGKEAEKAAEQIKLLSTLKEFQPVFKSRMRKEGKGQYSPDQLCVLDNMKLNLRRFIAYLEKLERKK, encoded by the exons ATGGGCAAAAGCAAGACCAAACGCTTCCGCCGACCGCCCTTTTCCCCGGCGGGCGAGCGGAGGCAGGCGGGCGGCGAGGCCGAAGGAGGCGAAGGTTCCCCGGCCGCGGAGCTGCTGGAGAAA ctgcaGCACCCAAGCGCCGATGTGCGAGAACTTGCTTGTGCCAGCATTTCCAAACTCCTGCAGCAGAAACAGACAATCCCGGCTTTTGTCCAAAGAGACGTTGTCCGATCTTTGGGGCCCATGCTGCTAGATCAAAGTCTGGCAGTTCGAGAGACGGCTACGGGAGCTCTTCG CAATCTCAGTGCCTGTGGAGGATTTGAAGTTTGTGACGACATGGTTACGAAAGATGTCATGACTCCCCTCGTAGCTCTGCTGAAAGAG TGCCGGGCAGGGCTGGAAGAGAGCAACGGCTCTCTGAAGGAAAGCAAAGAGACAAACAAGAATTATATTGAAGCCATAGCCAACGAGGCCGTGAACCTGCTGTGGAATGTTTG CGAATGCAACAGCACAGCTGTCTCCGTATTCAATAGAGAAGGATGCTTGAATGTCCTTCTCCAGTATTTGAAGAGATTTCATACAAATGTGGACCTGGCTGTCGCAGTGG CGTCTTGCTTGCAGGCCGTGACGGAAGATAACCCGGATCTGCTTTCGTCCTTCGATGCTTCTGTTCACCAAGTGCTAGAAATGGTCATGGTGTCGCCAGACAAAACCATGGAGCACGTTCTTCTAAAGACCCTGGTGGCag GCGTAATTTGGAATATAAAGAGCACGCTGCCCTCTGGGAGCCAGGCAAGCACCGTAAACGCTATCCTGAAGGTCCTCTCAGAATGCTTAGCAGTGGATGCCGGTGAGACGGTGATGCGGATGAAGGAAGAGGAAACGGAACGGTTGAAAACTTTGGCCGAGCAGGGAACAGAAGAAAATGTGGGCAACGGGGACAGCATGGTAATAAATGAAGAAGAGATGGAAGAAACACCCAAAGGAAACGCTAAAGGGAAAACTGATGTTTCGGATCTACTTCCG TGCAGTAAGCAGGAGGTGAAACAGGTGGCTGCTTTACTTCTGGCTCAGCAGACGGCTTTGGAAATCATTGTGAATATGTGCTGTAACGAAG AGCCCTCCGATGATGAGTGGGAGGAGCTATCGAGCAGTGACGAAAGCGACGCCTTCTTGGAAAATTCCTATGAGGAAGGCGGTGGGAAGCTTATGTCACCTCTTTGCCTTTCAGCTGAGGTTCACACAGCTCTTATGAACCACCTCGTTCCAAAGAAG ATACTTGAAAAAACGGCTTTCCCCAGCAGTGTTGCTCTTGACATCTGTGAACACAGTCCAGCTTGGAAGCCACTTATTAAGAA GTTAAACATGGTGCAGTACAGAGCCCTGACTTGCCTCCAAAGCATCTTGTTGGTGTCAGATGTGGATTGTCTCGGAGGCACTTCGGTCCTCCAGTCGCTTGCACAGCACCTTTCTCAGCTGATTTTCTCCCAGCCAG AGTTTTCTAAACAAACGGAATTTCTGGAAGCCGTCACCAGCGCTTTGCGGGCGCTTTTACAGATGATGGCGTCTAATAATATACCTCAG TGCACCACTCCTGAGCAACTCATGACTTTGTGCGAAGCTGGTATTCAAAGCAACAATGTTGGCGTTAGAATAAATGTCGTCAgcattctaggaattgctggcagtGTGCTGTCGAAATTGGAAGATACTGTGGAAACACTAAAG CTGATTGGGAAATTCCTCCTTGAAGTTGCAATGAAAGACTCTTCTCTCGTGGTAGTAGGAGAAGCTCTGGATGCCCTTTTTGATGTCTTTGCCGATGGGAAAGAAGCCGAGAAGGCGGCGGAGCAAATTAAATTGCTTTCTACGCTTAAGGAATTCCAGCCGGTTTTCAAATCTCGA
- the CNEP1R1 gene encoding nuclear envelope phosphatase-regulatory subunit 1 — MNSLEQAEDLKAFERRLTEYIACLQPATGRWRIILIVVSVCTATGAWNWLIDPETQKVSFFTSLWNHPFFTISCITLIGLFFAGIHKRVVAPSIIAARCRTVLAEYNMSCDDTGKLILKPRLHVQ; from the exons ATGAACTCACTGGAGCAGGCAGAAG ATCTCAAGGCTTTTGAAAGGAGACTTACGGAATACATAGCTTGTTTGCAACCCGCTACTGGGCGCTGGAGAA TAATTCTTATAGTGGTATCCGTATGTACGGCAACTGGTGCTTGGAATTGGCTAATAGATCCAGAAACACAGAAA GTATCTTTTTTCACATCGCTGTGGAATCACCCGTTTTTCACAATTAGCTGTATTACCCTAATAGGGTTATTTTTTGCTGGAATACATAAAAGAGTGGTGGCACCCTCAAT AATAGCAGCTCGATGTCGAACGGTTTTGGCGGAGTACAACATGTCTTGTGATGAC ACTGGGAAGCTAATATTGAAACCCCGCCTTCACGTCCAATGA